A window from Caulobacter sp. X encodes these proteins:
- a CDS encoding fatty acyl-AMP ligase — protein sequence MKAPSMITPTASDRTVRFADFPTLTQALDFAATGETGINLYSLRGELVEALPYAKLREDAQVLARRLLATGAKVGDSVALLAETDGDFVRAFFACQYAGLLPAPMALPTPLGGREAYIEQITNLARSAKAKILLGPVGLKDWVAEIGRRAGLDFAGVLADLPEDGGAALPTITPEDPCYLQFSSGSTRTPTGVLVLHKALMANCVAITRDGLQVVPSDRAISWLPLYHDMGLIGFLLAPLSCQMSVDLLPTGAFVRRPLLWIDLISRNKATTAYSPTFGYELCARRVQGQSLESYDLSHWRQAGLGGDMIRMPPLKAFVEAFGPAGFSDKAFVASYGMAEATLALSMAPLGKGLRAETLDVERLERDALAVDAPEGSERARDFARCGPALPHHFLEVRGEDGQVLPERGVGRIFAKGPSVMSGYFANPEETARVLSADGWLDTGDLGFKIEGEIVITGRAKDLIILNGRNIWPQDLEWTADHEIDGLRSGDVCAFAIPAEPEDQIVVLVQARGGDADSRAALVEQVTTLLRTRHGVEAKVKLVGAHALPQTSSGKLSRSKAKAAYLAGTYGD from the coding sequence ATGAAGGCCCCAAGTATGATCACGCCCACGGCGTCTGACCGCACCGTCCGGTTCGCCGACTTCCCGACCCTGACCCAGGCCCTCGATTTCGCCGCGACCGGCGAGACCGGGATCAACCTCTATTCGCTGCGCGGCGAGCTGGTCGAGGCCCTGCCCTACGCCAAGCTGCGTGAGGACGCCCAGGTCCTGGCCCGTCGCCTGCTGGCGACCGGCGCCAAGGTCGGCGACAGCGTCGCCCTGCTGGCCGAGACCGACGGCGACTTCGTGCGCGCCTTCTTCGCCTGTCAGTACGCCGGCCTGCTGCCCGCGCCGATGGCCCTGCCGACCCCGCTCGGCGGGCGCGAGGCCTATATCGAGCAGATCACCAACCTGGCCCGGTCAGCCAAGGCCAAGATCCTGCTAGGTCCGGTCGGCCTCAAGGACTGGGTCGCCGAGATCGGGCGGCGCGCGGGCCTCGACTTCGCCGGCGTCCTGGCCGACCTGCCGGAAGACGGCGGCGCGGCCCTGCCGACCATCACGCCGGAAGACCCCTGCTACCTGCAGTTCTCGTCGGGCAGCACCCGCACGCCGACGGGCGTTCTCGTGCTGCACAAGGCCCTGATGGCCAACTGCGTGGCGATCACCCGCGACGGCCTGCAGGTCGTGCCCAGCGATCGCGCCATCTCGTGGTTGCCGCTCTATCACGACATGGGCCTGATCGGCTTCCTGCTGGCCCCGTTGTCCTGCCAGATGTCGGTCGACCTCTTGCCCACCGGCGCCTTCGTCCGTCGTCCGCTGCTGTGGATCGACCTGATCTCGCGCAACAAGGCCACCACCGCCTACAGCCCCACCTTCGGCTACGAGCTCTGCGCGCGCCGCGTCCAGGGCCAGTCGCTCGAAAGCTACGATCTCAGCCACTGGCGCCAGGCGGGCCTCGGCGGCGACATGATCCGCATGCCGCCGCTGAAGGCCTTCGTCGAGGCGTTCGGCCCCGCCGGCTTCTCGGACAAGGCGTTCGTCGCCAGCTACGGCATGGCCGAGGCGACCCTGGCCCTGTCGATGGCGCCGCTGGGCAAGGGCCTGCGCGCCGAGACCCTGGACGTCGAGCGCCTTGAGCGCGACGCCCTGGCCGTCGACGCGCCGGAAGGCTCCGAGCGCGCCCGCGACTTCGCCCGCTGCGGCCCCGCCCTGCCCCACCACTTCCTGGAAGTGCGCGGCGAGGACGGCCAGGTCCTGCCCGAGCGCGGCGTCGGCCGCATCTTCGCCAAGGGCCCCTCGGTGATGAGCGGCTATTTCGCCAATCCCGAAGAGACCGCCCGCGTGCTGTCGGCCGACGGCTGGCTGGACACCGGCGACCTCGGCTTCAAGATCGAGGGCGAGATCGTCATCACCGGTCGCGCCAAGGACCTGATCATCCTGAACGGCCGCAATATCTGGCCGCAGGACCTGGAGTGGACCGCCGACCACGAGATCGACGGCCTGCGCAGCGGCGACGTCTGCGCCTTCGCGATCCCCGCCGAGCCGGAAGACCAGATCGTGGTGCTGGTGCAGGCGCGCGGCGGCGACGCCGACAGCCGCGCGGCCCTGGTCGAGCAGGTCACGACCCTGCTGCGCACTCGCCACGGCGTCGAGGCCAAGGTGAAATTGGTCGGCGCCCACGCCCTGCCCCAGACCTCGTCGGGCAAGCTCAGCCGCTCCAAGGCCAAGGCCGCCTATCTGGCCGGGACCTACGGCGACTGA
- the cerR gene encoding ceramide reductase: MPGVVAVTGATGFLGRHLVRALAEDGWTPRVLVRRDPIHPLWRDFDVEVVAGDLRTPGALARLSQGAEVVVHVAGLIKARSLEDFNAVNRDGALAAAQAARAAGARFLLVSSLAAREPTLSNYAASKRAGEDAVLTDSPNAMIVRPPAIYGPGDTETLEVFKLAASSPVLPVLSPGSRVAMIHVHDAASQLAAYCKNPVSGLVELSDVRRDGYTWAEIMSTAASVMGRKPSLVRLPRAGVLAAGALADAWSFASRTPTVFGLGKARELLHADWTPSSAPMAEGVPSVFGLLDGFAHTVDWYRKQGWLP; encoded by the coding sequence ATGCCAGGCGTCGTCGCCGTCACCGGAGCCACGGGCTTCCTGGGCCGCCATCTGGTCCGCGCCCTGGCTGAAGACGGCTGGACGCCGCGCGTCCTGGTCCGGCGCGACCCAATCCACCCGCTTTGGCGCGACTTCGATGTCGAGGTCGTCGCCGGAGACCTGCGCACGCCCGGCGCCCTGGCCCGCCTGAGCCAAGGGGCCGAGGTGGTCGTGCACGTGGCCGGCCTGATCAAGGCCCGCTCGCTGGAGGACTTCAACGCGGTCAACCGCGACGGCGCCCTCGCCGCCGCCCAGGCCGCCCGTGCGGCCGGGGCGCGCTTCCTGCTTGTGTCGAGCCTGGCGGCCCGCGAACCGACGCTGTCGAACTACGCCGCCAGCAAGCGCGCGGGCGAAGACGCCGTGCTCACGGACTCCCCGAACGCGATGATCGTCCGGCCGCCGGCGATCTATGGACCGGGCGACACCGAGACCCTCGAAGTCTTCAAGTTGGCCGCCTCCAGCCCTGTCCTGCCGGTGCTGTCGCCAGGCTCACGGGTGGCGATGATCCACGTTCACGACGCCGCGTCACAGCTTGCAGCCTATTGCAAAAACCCAGTTTCAGGCCTGGTAGAGCTATCGGATGTGCGGCGCGACGGTTACACCTGGGCGGAAATCATGAGTACCGCGGCCAGCGTCATGGGCCGAAAACCAAGCCTGGTAAGGCTTCCAAGGGCGGGCGTCCTGGCCGCCGGAGCCCTTGCGGATGCTTGGTCTTTCGCCAGTCGAACCCCCACGGTGTTCGGTTTAGGTAAGGCTAGGGAGTTGCTTCACGCCGATTGGACACCATCTAGCGCTCCGATGGCCGAGGGAGTACCCAGCGTATTCGGTCTTCTCGACGGGTTCGCTCACACGGTCGATTGGTATCGAAAACAGGGCTGGCTGCCCTAA
- a CDS encoding acyl carrier protein: METVTDLSLREIGVAASKVLGRPVEVRAESHIGRDLAVDSLALMNIIMELEDTFDISIPLDRLASVETAGDLSKLINDLRTRA, encoded by the coding sequence ATGGAAACGGTGACGGATCTCAGCTTACGCGAGATCGGGGTAGCGGCGAGCAAGGTTCTGGGGCGGCCGGTCGAGGTGCGCGCAGAGTCGCATATTGGCCGTGACCTCGCCGTGGACTCCCTGGCCCTCATGAACATCATCATGGAGCTCGAAGACACCTTCGACATCTCCATTCCGCTTGACCGTCTGGCCTCAGTCGAGACCGCCGGCGACCTTTCCAAACTGATCAACGATCTCCGGACTAGGGCTTAA
- the spt gene encoding serine palmitoyltransferase encodes MGLFDKHLAYRDAYKAIQDAGADPFKVRFDAVHSPTEGVVEGRPTILLGTNNYLGLTFDEEAIAASVKAVQERGTGTTGSRIANGSFEAHVELEQALAKFYGRKHAMVFTTGYQANLGVLSTLVGRGDHLILDADSHASIYDASRLGQAEVIRFRHNDPEDLAKRLRRLGDAPGERLIVVEGVYSMIGDVAPLKEIAAVKRELGGYLLVDEAHSMGVLGATGRGLAEAAGVEDDVDFIVGTFSKSLGAIGGFCVSNMDDFDVMRVVCRPYMFTASLPPAVVASTITALRRMIEQPQLRDRLNHNAKRLYDGLTALGFHTGPTASPVVATTMPDQERAIAMWNGLLQAGVYLNLALPPATPDSRPLLRASVSAAHTDEQIDAVLKTFAEIGAALGVIEPLKRARA; translated from the coding sequence ATGGGGCTATTCGATAAGCACCTGGCCTATCGCGATGCGTACAAGGCCATCCAAGACGCCGGGGCCGACCCGTTCAAGGTCCGTTTCGACGCGGTGCATTCGCCGACCGAGGGCGTGGTGGAAGGTCGTCCGACCATCCTGCTCGGCACCAACAATTACCTGGGCCTGACCTTTGACGAAGAAGCGATCGCCGCTTCGGTCAAAGCCGTACAGGAACGCGGCACGGGCACCACGGGTTCCCGCATCGCCAACGGCAGCTTCGAAGCTCACGTCGAGCTCGAGCAGGCGCTGGCCAAGTTCTACGGCCGCAAGCACGCCATGGTCTTCACGACCGGCTACCAGGCCAATCTGGGCGTGCTGTCGACTCTGGTCGGCCGCGGCGACCACCTGATCCTCGACGCCGACAGCCACGCCTCGATCTATGACGCCTCGCGTCTGGGCCAGGCCGAGGTCATCCGCTTCCGCCACAACGACCCCGAAGACCTGGCCAAGCGCCTGCGTCGCCTGGGCGACGCGCCGGGCGAGCGCCTGATCGTGGTCGAAGGCGTCTATTCGATGATCGGCGACGTCGCGCCGCTGAAGGAAATCGCCGCCGTGAAGCGCGAGCTGGGCGGCTACCTGCTGGTCGACGAAGCGCACTCGATGGGCGTGCTCGGCGCCACCGGCCGCGGCCTGGCCGAGGCCGCGGGCGTTGAAGACGACGTCGACTTCATCGTCGGCACCTTCTCCAAGAGCCTGGGCGCCATCGGCGGCTTCTGCGTCTCGAACATGGACGACTTCGACGTCATGCGCGTCGTCTGCCGCCCCTACATGTTCACCGCCTCGCTGCCGCCGGCCGTGGTCGCCTCGACCATCACCGCCCTGCGCCGCATGATCGAGCAGCCGCAGCTGCGCGACCGCCTCAACCATAACGCCAAGCGCCTGTACGACGGCCTGACCGCCCTGGGCTTCCACACCGGCCCGACGGCCAGCCCGGTGGTCGCCACGACCATGCCGGACCAGGAACGCGCCATCGCCATGTGGAACGGCCTGCTGCAGGCCGGCGTCTACCTGAACCTGGCCCTGCCGCCCGCCACGCCGGACAGCCGTCCGCTGCTGCGCGCCAGCGTCAGCGCCGCTCACACCGACGAGCAGATCGACGCGGTCCTCAAGACCTTCGCCGAAATCGGCGCGGCTTTGGGCGTGATCGAGCCTCTCAAGCGCGCCCGAGCCTGA